The sequence GGGAACTGTACTGGCGGCACGAGAACTACGTATTATCCTACAACGATGACGAAAGTCTTTGGGCCAGTAAACGGAAACTGATTTACCAGAGCAGTCCGGCACGGCCTGTTTTGATCGGCTCGTCGCGCATCAAATTCGACCTGGATCTGAGCACCTGGGAACGAATAACCGGCCAAAAACCTATTCAGCTATCGATGGTCGGCACGTCACCTCGCCCCATGCTGACCGATCTGGGCAACGACAAAGACTTCAAAGGAACGGTCTTAATCGACGTAACAGAAGGGCTGTTTTTTACGCCAACCGGTTCGTTTCCAGAAAAAGAGGCAATTAATCGGGTTACAGCCTATCCTAAATGGTCATTGTCTCAACAGATTAGTTTTCAGATCAATCGTGTATTGGAGACTAATTTCCTGTTCCTGGATGCCGAGCGATTAGCCCTGAATCCGCTGCTGAATTTACTGCCGATTCCACCCCGACCCGGTGCCTGGGGCGGCCCAAAATTCCCGCCTGAGTTTGCAGTAATCGATATTGACCGGCAAACGAAAATGACTGATGCATTTGTGGCCGATACAACGATTCAAAATAAGGTAAAGGCGGTCTGGCTGGATATTGGAGCACATAGCCCCAAACAGGCAATTGCCGGACCTCCTTTGCTGGAAATACTCAATTCGACAAAGCAGTCGGTCGATCAGATTCGGGCGCGTGGTGGTCAGGTTGTGTTTATCCGAACACCGTCGGATGGCCCTTTTCGCCAGATCGAAAAACAGATGTTCCCTCGTGAATTGTACTGGGATCGACTCCTGGCTCACACAAAGACACCCGGCATTTTTTTCGAAGACTACCCAGCTCTCACTGGTTTTCACTGCCCGGAATGGTCACATTTGACGCCCAAAGATGCTGTTCGTTTTACGGAAGATCTGATTCCGATTATTGAGAAAAAAATGAGCTGGTCGATCCCCCGAAGTTCGTTCAACCCGACTAAAAAAAATATGTCATCTCTATAGCGCACTCAACTCATGGTCTTTAATTCCTACACATTCATTATCTTTTTTGCTGTACTATTAGGGCTGCATAATTTACCTTTTTCGTGGCGGGCAAAAAAGATCAATCTGCTGCTGGCCAGCTATTTGTTCTACGCTCTCTGGAATCCGCCGTTCATTTTGCTGTTATGGCTCTCGACCGTGGTTGATTTCTACATGGCCCGGCTGATTTCGCTCGAACAGCGTCTTCTTCGCCGGAAACTCCTGCTAACGGTTAGCCTCGTTTTGAATCTGGGCATGCTGAGTTATTTTAAATATGGCGGCTTTCTGCTGGAGAATTTTACGGCCTTATTAGCAGCCGTAGGTATCGTTTTTCAGGCAGCTAAACCCGATATTATCCTGCCGGTCGGCATTTCGTTTTACACGTTTGTGACACTCTCCTATACGCTGGATGTCTACCGTCGTAAGTTTGCTCCTGAACCCTCGTTCCTGAACTTTGCCCTATTCGTAACCTTTTTTCCGCACCTGGTTGCGGGGCCGATTGTACGCCCTGAAGATCTGATTCCTCAGTTCAAAACACCACGTCGGGCAACGGCCGAACAACTAAGCTGGGGGTTATTTCTGCTATCGCTTGGCTTATTTATGAAAGTCACCATAGCCGATGGCCTGCTGGCCGAAACGGCCGATCTGATTTTCTCGCTGCCGTTCCCGGTACAGACACTCGACGCGTGGATGGGCGTACTAGCCTTTTCAGGGCAGATATTCTGTGACTTTGCGGGCTATTCGACCTGTGCCATCGGCGTATCGCTATGCCTGGGTTTTGTTTTGCCTGAAAATTTTCGCTATCCCTACGCAGCCATTGGTTTTTCTGATTTCTGGCGCCGGTGGCACATTACCCTCTCGACCTGGCTGCGCGATTACCTCTACATTCCGTTAGGTGGCAATCGGCATGGATCGGTTAGAACATACGTTAACCTGATGATTACCATGCTACTCGGTGGTCTGTGGCATGGAGCATCGTGGACATTTGTGATGTGGGGCGGATTACACGGATTGTTTCTGTGCATCGAACGGTTATGGCGCGACTGGTCGGCCCGCCGACGTGCGAAAGTGGCTGAGCTGGTGGTCGATGGCTCGATGATTAGCCGGGCTTCGGTTATTCCACCAATAGCCATTTCCAATTCATTCACCCGATTTGGCCTCGCCTTGCTGACACTCTTTCTGGTCAATATAACCTGGGTATTTTTTAGGGCTCCTACGTTTAAAGGAGCCATGTTGCTCCTGCTTGCCATGTTTGGCATCATTCCCAATGGTGCGACCATGCTCACGAATCTGGCCATTCTGACCGTCAGTATCATCACCGTGGTATTGATTGGCTGTCACTGGTTTATGCGCAATAGTTCGCTGGTACAGTTGTCGAAACGCCTGCCCTGGTGGGCAATCAGTCTGGGCTGGGCAGCCATGTTGATTCTGGTTATTCTGACCCAGAAAAGTAGCGGATCGTTTATCTATTTTCAATTTTAACGCCCGGATTCCTTCATTTTTCGCCTACCAATAAACTCAACGTTCCGAAACAGTGCCGCCCGGTACTGTTTCGGAACGTTAACTATACTACGCTTCATTTAATACGAATACGCTGTTGTTCAGTTCAGACCAGTGCCACGGTTTCTACTGTTGTCCCTAATAACCTTGGCACGGGTCTAAACTGAACACAGTCCTGAGGGTATTAACCCGCAACAGCACAACGTTAAGGCAGCCATATTACGCAATACGACCGACGTTAAGGAGTCTATGAGCATGGCTTCGCTGTGGGTTCGCTTCACGATTCCCTCCATTCAACAGGGCTAAATTGGCAATAGCTTACTGATCTACAGCTAGCCTGATCACATAGATAAATTAATTGCTACGCTTGTTGCCAAAGTCCTGACTAACAGCGACTCATTAAGAAACCAGACAATGTCTGTAGAATAAATTCTAAATAAGGATGCTACGCTTAAACAAAGCATTCTCAAAACTATCCACACCATGAAAACAAGACTATTTCCATCAAACCGATACTGGTATTCCAGCATCGGCCGGGCGCTCTTTGGCCTTTTACTTCTGGCCTCCCCTTCGCTTTATGCCCAGACCTTTGCGGGAAACCCTTTTCTCACTACTGATCCAGTCAGTTTCCGGGCTATAATCATTCCGGATAAAAACAGATCGGCCATCAATGTTCGCGTTGAAAAGCAGAACGCCAAAGCCCTTCGGATTCGGCTTTTTAGCGTAAAAAGCAAAGAAATTGTGTATGATAATTACGTCACCAAGAACAAGTTTTTCGGCCGGTTCGATATGTCAACCTTACCGTATGGCGTATATGCTATTGAGCTAAGCACCCAATCAGCTAAGCAGACAGAGATATTCCGGATTGAGCCATCGTCATCCGATCGTATTGTACTGGTAACTAAACCATTAGAGCGTGACAGCCTACTTGCCCAATACTGAACTTGTGACTACTGCTCGGCCAACTTAAACCGATAAAGTTTTTGAAACTTTATCGGTTTAAGTTGGCCACATTCATGACTAGTACGTATAATATATAACTTGGAATAGTACTACCTTGCCAGCCAGCCAGTCCGGATATTGATCGTTTCACGCCAATTGATGCCTGAACTACGACCGTCTATGTATTAATTGGCGTGAAACACGCAGTTGAATAAACAGACAACTGTATATTTACGATCTTTACCACTCATCGCTTCCTGTCAATGCTCATAACCACTACTCCTAACATCGAAGGCAAACAAATTACACAATACGTCGGTCTGGTCAACGGGGAAGCCATTATCGGCGCGAATCTCGTCAAGGATTTCTTTACTACGATACGGGATGTAGTTGGCGGCCACTCCGGAGCCTACGTACAGGCGCTCCGCGAAGCAAAAAGTATTGCTATCAAGGAAATGATCGATCAGGCCACCCGGCTTGGAGCCAATGCAGTGATTGGTGTCGACCTGGATTATCAGACCATCGGTAGCAACGGTGCTATGCTCATGGTTAGCGCCAATGGCACGGCGGTTATCGTTGAATAGAGCCTCTTTTCTGGCAGCATACTGAATTTCGTGTAACTTTACTGGCTAACCGAAACAAGCTGCTTTTTTCGTGACTTCATCACCCTTTTCATTTCGCCAAACCCTGCTGACAGCCTGGCTTGGTTTATCTGTATCCCTTTCACTGGCTCAGATCCCCGGTCGTCAAACCCATTGGTCAGCGGATGGCAATGCCTACGCATCAATCGAACAGGGCGACCTGGTTAAAACCGACATTCGTACTGGCCATAAAACGCCATTAATCACGAAAGACAAATTCCGTAAGTCAGGTTCTGATCAACCGCTGGTCATTACGGATTTTGCGTTCACACCCGACAGCAGTCAGCTTCTGATTTTTACGAACACCGCACGGGTCTGGCGATACAACACACGGGGCGATTACTACTTGCTGAACCGGACAAGTGGCCAACTCCGGCAACTCGGTGCAGGTTCCGGTGCATCGGCTTTACCCGCTCAATCGTTGATGTACGCGAAATTTTCTCCGGATGGCAAGAAAATAGGCTATGTCAGCGATCACAATCTGTTCGTAGACGATTTGGCAACGGGTAAGCGAACCCAACTCACGACCGATGGCACACGCAAGCGTATTAATGGAACCTTCGACTGGGCCTATGAAGAAGAGTTCGATTGCCGTGACGGTTTTCGGTGGAGTCCCGACAGCAAACACATTGCCTATTGGCAAATTGACGCCACCCGAATCAGGGACTACCTGATGCTGAATACAACTGACTCCAGTTATTCGCACATCGTCCCCGTTGAATACCCTAAAGTTGGCGAGAACCCTTCTCCTGCCCGGATTGGGATCGTGGCAGCAACTGGCGGAGCCACCAGCTGGCTGGCTATTCCCGGCGATCCGCAGCAGCACTACCTCACCCGTATGGAGTGGTTCCCGAATACGGACGCTGTTATTGTCCAGCAATTGAACCGTAAACAGAACGAGAGTAAGTTATTTATTTGCAATCCAACCAACGGTTCGGCCAATCTCATCGCAACGGAGACAGACAAAGCCTGGATCGATGGCAAAGACCGCTGGAATCCTGCTGGCCCTGCTGGCTGGGAGTGGCTCAACGGCGGCAAAGCGTTCGTCTGGGTATCCGAAAAAGATGGCTGGCGGCATATTTACCGCGTTAGTGCCGATGGCAAACAGGAGGTTTTGCTAACGCCCGGTTCCTACGATATTTCGTCAATTAGCCACATCGACGAAGCAAGTAATCAAATTTACTTCATCGCGTCTCCTGAAAATACCAATCAGCGGTATCTGTACCGCACTCGTCTGGATGGGAAGGGAAAAGCAGAACGAGTAACACCCGCCGGACTGGCCGGTACGCACGGCTATACGATTTCGCCCAACGGCCGGCTGGCGACGCACACATTTACAAGCTACCAGACCCCCCCAGCGCGCGAATGGATAACCCTCCCCGACCACAAGCCGGTCATTGAATCGGAGAGTATTGCTGCTCGGGTTAAACCCGTTCCGAAATCAAACGTCAGCTTTTTCAACCTGACCACCGAAGATGGGGTTACGGTCGATGGGTGGATGGCTAAACCAACCAACTTCGACAGCACGAAAAAATACCCGGTCGTTTTTTACGTCTATGGCGAACCAGCCGGTAGCACAGTCAACGATGTTTTTTCGGTGGGGAGCAACAACATGTTCGTGGGCGATATGGCCAAAGCGGGCTACATCTACGTTGCCCTCGACAACCGGGGAACGCCCAACCTGAAAGGTGCTGCCTGGCGCAAGTCTATTTACCGCCAGATTGGCCGCATCAACATCCGCGATCAGGCGATGGGGGCTAAGAAATTATTGGCACAACATGCCTATATGGACACCAGCCGCGTGGCGGTGTGGGGCTGGAGTGGCGGTGGTTCTACAACCTTACACCTGTTGTTTCAATACCCGGATGTTTACAAAACGGGTATTTCCATTGCCGCTGTGGGCAACCAGCTCTTCTACGACAACATCTATCAGGAGCGTTATATGGGTCTTCCTCAGGAAAATCGCGAGGATTTTGTAGCCGGATCACCCATTACGTACGCCAAAAACCTGAAAGGAAACCTACTTTATATTCACGGCACTGGCGACGATAATGTCCATTACGACAATGCTGAAGTGCTGATCAATGAGTTGATCA comes from Spirosoma aureum and encodes:
- a CDS encoding S9 family peptidase; this encodes MPGRQTHWSADGNAYASIEQGDLVKTDIRTGHKTPLITKDKFRKSGSDQPLVITDFAFTPDSSQLLIFTNTARVWRYNTRGDYYLLNRTSGQLRQLGAGSGASALPAQSLMYAKFSPDGKKIGYVSDHNLFVDDLATGKRTQLTTDGTRKRINGTFDWAYEEEFDCRDGFRWSPDSKHIAYWQIDATRIRDYLMLNTTDSSYSHIVPVEYPKVGENPSPARIGIVAATGGATSWLAIPGDPQQHYLTRMEWFPNTDAVIVQQLNRKQNESKLFICNPTNGSANLIATETDKAWIDGKDRWNPAGPAGWEWLNGGKAFVWVSEKDGWRHIYRVSADGKQEVLLTPGSYDISSISHIDEASNQIYFIASPENTNQRYLYRTRLDGKGKAERVTPAGLAGTHGYTISPNGRLATHTFTSYQTPPAREWITLPDHKPVIESESIAARVKPVPKSNVSFFNLTTEDGVTVDGWMAKPTNFDSTKKYPVVFYVYGEPAGSTVNDVFSVGSNNMFVGDMAKAGYIYVALDNRGTPNLKGAAWRKSIYRQIGRINIRDQAMGAKKLLAQHAYMDTSRVAVWGWSGGGSTTLHLLFQYPDVYKTGISIAAVGNQLFYDNIYQERYMGLPQENREDFVAGSPITYAKNLKGNLLYIHGTGDDNVHYDNAEVLINELIKYNKQFQVMPYPNRTHSISEGPGTSQHLHTLYTNYLLQHCPPGPR
- a CDS encoding MBOAT family O-acyltransferase — encoded protein: MVFNSYTFIIFFAVLLGLHNLPFSWRAKKINLLLASYLFYALWNPPFILLLWLSTVVDFYMARLISLEQRLLRRKLLLTVSLVLNLGMLSYFKYGGFLLENFTALLAAVGIVFQAAKPDIILPVGISFYTFVTLSYTLDVYRRKFAPEPSFLNFALFVTFFPHLVAGPIVRPEDLIPQFKTPRRATAEQLSWGLFLLSLGLFMKVTIADGLLAETADLIFSLPFPVQTLDAWMGVLAFSGQIFCDFAGYSTCAIGVSLCLGFVLPENFRYPYAAIGFSDFWRRWHITLSTWLRDYLYIPLGGNRHGSVRTYVNLMITMLLGGLWHGASWTFVMWGGLHGLFLCIERLWRDWSARRRAKVAELVVDGSMISRASVIPPIAISNSFTRFGLALLTLFLVNITWVFFRAPTFKGAMLLLLAMFGIIPNGATMLTNLAILTVSIITVVLIGCHWFMRNSSLVQLSKRLPWWAISLGWAAMLILVILTQKSSGSFIYFQF
- a CDS encoding heavy metal-binding domain-containing protein — encoded protein: MLITTTPNIEGKQITQYVGLVNGEAIIGANLVKDFFTTIRDVVGGHSGAYVQALREAKSIAIKEMIDQATRLGANAVIGVDLDYQTIGSNGAMLMVSANGTAVIVE